From Argopecten irradians isolate NY chromosome 12, Ai_NY, whole genome shotgun sequence, one genomic window encodes:
- the LOC138336019 gene encoding metalloproteinase inhibitor 3-like produces MAILRMTLALVATLTFAQFSNACFCNLRHPQEIYCSSDFVAVLEVLNMEEIYGNTVPRHMFPMEVNYTVNIGYVFKRTDAFSSADRMHLYTGGSDGTCRVDLEVDKSYIVMGYVSDGKLYFGLCDWTLRSEELTEHVFRGLHYHYRRGCNCEIQKCYGDEQCNALNNQNNTCPWRPSNQCDVEYGFCREGPDSSCAWRSNRMRRSCLNRSNDVY; encoded by the exons ATGGCTATCCTACGGATGACCTTGGCATTGGTTGCTACCTTGACCTTTGCTCAGTTCTCTAACGCCTGTTTTTGCAATCTCAGGCACCCACAGGAAATCTATTGCAGTTCCGATTTCG TGGCGGTTTTAGAAGTCTTGAATATGGAGGAAATATACGGAAATACCGTCCCTCGGCACATGTTTCCTATGGAGGTGAACTACACTGTCAATATCGGCTACGTATTCAAG CGAACTGATGCGTTCAGCAGCGCTGACCGAATGCATTTATACACTGGAGGATCTGACGGAACATGTAGGGTAGATTTGGAAGTCGACAAGTCTTACATTGTAATGG GTTATGTTTCGGATGGAAAACTGTACTTCGGTCTGTGTGACTGGACACTAAGAAGCGAAGAGCTGACTGAGCATGTTTTCAGAGGGCTGCATTACCATTACAGACGCGGATGTAACTGTGAG ATACAAAAGTGTTATGGTGACGAACAATGTAATGCCCTTAATAATCAAAACAACACCTGTCCATGGAGACCATCGAACCAATGTGACGTAGAATACGGATTCTGCCGAGAGGGACCGGACTCGAGTTGCGCATGGCGAAGCAACAGAATGAGAAGGAGCTGCTTAAATCGATCGAATGACGTTTATTGA